A portion of the Mytilus galloprovincialis chromosome 12, xbMytGall1.hap1.1, whole genome shotgun sequence genome contains these proteins:
- the LOC143055263 gene encoding uncharacterized protein LOC143055263, producing the protein MKLLPLTIFAYGLCAFFQISEAKKSFNCKSDGMRIRKIQRCDGHFDCKDGSDEEETMCLAYECINDDYVKCKDGLQCVYRGFLCDGDVKSDCRDKSDEDEYFCRANKCKTFHISCNDDLTCVSVTSMCDGHNDCKDKTDENPDFCKDFLPLIK; encoded by the exons ATGAAGTTACTACCGTTGACTATCTTTGCATATGGATTATGTGCTTTTTTCCAAATATCAG AGGCTAAAAAATCGTTCAATTGCAAAAGTGACGGAATGAGGATTAGGAAAATTCAAAGATGCGATGGTCATTTTGATTGCAAAGATGGTTCCGATGAAGAAGAGACTATGTGTTTAG CATACGAATGCATTAATGACGATTACGTAAAATGCAAGGATGGTCTGCAATGTGTGTATCGGGGGTTTCTATGTGATGGAGATGTAAAATCTGATTGTCGTGACAAATCAGACGAAGATGAATACTTTTGCAGAG CAAACAAATGTAAGACATTTCATATATCCTGTAATGATGATCTCACATGTGTTAGTGTTACTTCGATGTGTGATGGACACAATGATTGTAAAGACAAAACAGATGAAAATCCAGACTTCTGCAAAG attttttaccGCTAATAAAATGA